In the genome of Pseudomonas sp. LBUM920, one region contains:
- a CDS encoding DUF6124 family protein → MKKVVPDPPHNATKDRAAFNRAIDHYLPAQGVQIEDLSFEDALLYTSSLLDSASATTLNCSERLPSPERAKILAVWHLLEMAKTTVDRSIECLNPTKSPA, encoded by the coding sequence ATGAAAAAAGTCGTCCCCGATCCACCCCACAACGCCACTAAAGACCGCGCCGCCTTCAACCGCGCCATCGACCATTACCTGCCAGCCCAAGGCGTTCAAATCGAAGACCTGAGCTTCGAAGACGCCCTGCTCTACACTTCCAGCTTGCTCGACAGCGCTTCGGCCACAACACTCAATTGCAGTGAGCGACTGCCCAGCCCCGAGCGGGCGAAGATTCTGGCGGTGTGGCATTTGCTGGAAATGGCAAAGACCACCGTAGACCGCTCCATCGAGTGCCTGAACCCCACAAAGTCGCCTGCCTGA
- a CDS encoding cytochrome c — translation MNNRRLARTAGWLVLAGAVAAGVLAWYVTREPASPFEQQPAASADPALISRGEYVARVSDCVACHSLPGKTPFAGGLEMATPLGAIHATNITPDRNTGIGGYTPADFDRAVRHGVAPGGRRLYPAMPYPSYAKLSDDDMRALYAFFMQGVEPANQPNIDSSIPWPLNMRWPIALWNGVFAPNATYAAKPAQDALWNRGAYIVQGPGHCGSCHTPRGLAFNEKALDESGAPYLAGGLLDGWYAPSLRQDHNTGLGRWSEDEIVRFLKTGRNQHAVVYGSMTEAFNNSTQFMSDEDLNAIARYLKSLPGDPQRDGSPWQYQAANARADAPGAHTYATRCASCHGLDGKGQPEWMPPLAGATSALAKENASAINITLNGSQRIVTAGVPDAYRMPAFREQLSDEEIAQVLTYVRGTWGNNGGAVDAAAVNKLRGHTDPASSSPIILHMR, via the coding sequence ATGAACAACCGACGATTGGCTAGAACCGCAGGCTGGCTGGTGCTGGCCGGCGCGGTCGCAGCAGGCGTGCTGGCCTGGTACGTGACCCGCGAGCCCGCCTCGCCTTTTGAGCAACAACCCGCCGCCAGCGCAGACCCGGCACTGATCAGCCGCGGCGAGTACGTCGCCCGCGTCAGCGACTGCGTGGCCTGCCACAGCTTGCCGGGCAAGACGCCGTTCGCCGGCGGCCTGGAGATGGCCACGCCGCTGGGCGCGATTCACGCCACCAACATCACGCCCGACCGCAACACCGGCATCGGTGGCTACACCCCGGCCGACTTCGACCGCGCCGTGCGCCACGGCGTCGCGCCGGGTGGGCGCAGGCTTTACCCGGCGATGCCCTACCCGTCTTACGCCAAGCTCAGCGATGACGACATGCGTGCGCTGTACGCGTTTTTCATGCAAGGCGTGGAACCGGCCAATCAGCCCAATATCGACAGCAGCATTCCCTGGCCGCTGAACATGCGCTGGCCCATCGCCCTGTGGAACGGCGTGTTCGCCCCCAACGCCACCTACGCGGCCAAACCTGCCCAGGACGCGCTGTGGAACCGTGGCGCCTACATCGTCCAAGGCCCGGGGCACTGCGGCAGTTGCCACACGCCGCGCGGCCTGGCCTTCAACGAGAAGGCGCTGGACGAGTCCGGCGCGCCCTACCTGGCCGGCGGCCTGCTCGACGGCTGGTATGCACCGAGCCTGCGCCAGGACCACAACACCGGGCTGGGCCGCTGGAGCGAGGACGAGATCGTGCGGTTCCTCAAGACCGGGCGTAACCAGCATGCAGTGGTGTATGGCTCGATGACCGAGGCGTTCAACAACTCGACGCAATTCATGAGCGATGAAGATTTGAACGCCATCGCCCGCTACCTCAAATCCCTGCCTGGCGACCCGCAGCGGGACGGTTCGCCGTGGCAGTATCAGGCGGCCAACGCGCGCGCAGACGCCCCTGGTGCCCACACCTACGCAACCCGTTGCGCGTCCTGCCATGGCCTGGACGGCAAGGGCCAGCCGGAGTGGATGCCACCGCTGGCGGGCGCCACCTCGGCACTGGCCAAGGAAAATGCCTCGGCGATCAACATCACGCTCAATGGCTCACAACGGATCGTGACCGCCGGTGTGCCGGATGCTTACCGGATGCCGGCGTTCAGGGAGCAGCTGTCGGATGAGGAAATCGCGCAGGTGCTGACTTACGTGCGAGGTACGTGGGGCAACAACGGCGGCGCAGTCGATGCCGCGGCGGTGAATAAACTGCGCGGGCATACGGACCCGGCGAGCAGCAGCCCGATCATTTTGCATATGCGCTGA